In Mastigocladopsis repens PCC 10914, a single window of DNA contains:
- a CDS encoding Uma2 family endonuclease gives MAALTVNLNPVIELTDEQFFQLCQANRDLRFERTATGELIIMPPTGGETSNRNGRLNQQLFNWADADGTGIAFDSSGGFKLPNGADRSPDASWVKLERWNALTQEQQTRFLPLCPDFVIELLSPSDTLKVAQEKMREYRDNGARLGWLINRKSRQVEIYQIGQEVDVLESPVSLSGEDVLPGFVLNLEAIW, from the coding sequence ATGGCTGCCCTAACAGTTAATCTCAATCCAGTCATTGAACTGACAGATGAGCAATTTTTCCAGCTATGTCAGGCAAACCGTGATTTGAGGTTTGAACGCACTGCAACCGGAGAATTAATTATCATGCCACCCACAGGGGGAGAAACAAGTAACCGTAATGGTAGGCTAAATCAGCAGTTATTTAATTGGGCGGACGCAGATGGAACTGGTATCGCCTTTGATTCCTCTGGTGGTTTTAAGCTTCCCAATGGTGCGGATCGTTCCCCTGACGCTTCTTGGGTAAAACTGGAACGCTGGAATGCACTAACTCAAGAACAACAAACAAGATTTCTACCGCTTTGTCCTGATTTTGTGATTGAGTTACTTTCGCCAAGTGATACTTTGAAAGTTGCTCAGGAGAAGATGAGAGAATACAGAGATAATGGCGCTCGTTTGGGTTGGTTAATTAATAGAAAGTCTCGGCAAGTAGAAATTTATCAAATTGGGCAAGAAGTTGACGTGTTGGAATCTCCTGTTAGTTTGTCAGGGGAAGATGTTTTACCTGGGTTTGTGTTGAATTTAGAGGCGATTTGGTAG
- a CDS encoding magnesium chelatase subunit H, translating to MFTHVKSTIRHIAPDNLQGRHLIKVVYVVLESQYQSALSQAVRAINENHPNLAIEISGYLIEELRDQENYEEFKKDIASANIFIASLIFIEDLAQKLVAAVAPHRDRLDVAVVFPSMPEVMRLNKMGTFSLAQLGQSKSAIAQFMRKRKEKSGAGFQDGMLKLLRTLPQVLKYLPMDKAQDARNFMLSFQYWLGGSSENLENFLLMLADKYVLKGVETRHGASLQYQAPVVYPDMGVWHPLAPTMFEDVREYLNWHNSRKDIPNDLKDPLAPCVGLVLQRTHLVTGDDAHYVAMVQELESMGARVIAVFAGGLDFSKPVEAYFYEPTTKTSLVDAVVSLTGFALVGGPARQDHPKAIDALKRLNRPYMVALPLVFQTTEEWQDSDLGLHPIQVALQIAIPELDGAIEPIILSGRDGTTGKAIALQDRIEAVAQRALKWANLRRKPKLQKKVAITVFSFPPDKGNVGTAAYLDVFGSIYEVMKALQNNGYEVQDLPESAKELMEQVIHDAQAQYSSPELNIAYRMSVPEYEALTPYSNRLQENWGPPPGHLNSDGQNLLIYGKHFGNVFIGVQPTFGYEGDPMRLLFSRSASPHHGFAAYYTYLEQLWQADAVLHFGTHGSLEFMPGKQMGMSGECYPDNLIGTIPNLYYYAANNPSEATIAKRRSYAETISYLTPPAENAGLYKGLKELGELIGSYQTLKESGRGILIVNTIMDKCRMVNLDKDIALPEQDAKDMTAQERDNIVGLVYRKLMEIESRLLPCGLHVIGKPPTAEEASATLVNISNLDRPEEEIQSLPRIIASSFGRNIDEIYQNSDKGLLEDVQLLQDITMATRAAVSALVKEQTDAQGRVSLVSKLNFFNMGKKEPWVEALHKAGYTKVDVAALKPLFEYLEFCLQQVCADNELGALLQGLEGEYILPGPGGDPIRNPDVLPTGKNIHALDPQSIPTTAAVQSAKIVVDRLLTRHKAENGDKYPETIACVLWGTDNIKTYGESLAQIMWMVGVRPVPDALGRVNKLELIPLEELGRPRIDVVVNCSGVFRDLFINQMNLLDQGVKMAAEADEPPSMNYVRKHALEQAEEMGINLRQAATRVFSNASGSYSSNINLAVENSTWESEAELQEMYLKRKSFAFSADNPGTMEEERQIFETTLKTAEATFQNLDSSEISLTDVSHYFDSDPTKVVASLRGDGKTPASYIADTTTANAQVRSLSETVRLDARTKMLNPKWYEGMLSHGYEGVRELSKRLVNTMGWSATAGAVDNWIYEDANETFIKDEAMRQRLLNLNPHSFRKMVSTLLEVNGRGYWETSESNLELLRELYQEVEDRIEGIE from the coding sequence ATGTTCACCCACGTCAAGTCCACCATTAGACATATTGCCCCTGACAACCTGCAGGGGCGCCATTTAATTAAGGTGGTCTATGTCGTGTTAGAGTCCCAGTACCAGAGTGCATTGTCACAAGCGGTTCGGGCGATTAACGAAAACCATCCTAATTTGGCGATTGAAATTAGTGGCTACTTGATTGAAGAACTCCGAGACCAAGAGAACTATGAGGAGTTTAAAAAGGATATCGCAAGTGCCAATATCTTTATTGCCTCGTTGATTTTTATAGAAGACTTAGCCCAAAAGTTAGTAGCAGCAGTAGCACCACACCGCGATCGCTTGGATGTTGCCGTTGTGTTCCCCTCAATGCCCGAAGTCATGCGCCTAAACAAAATGGGCACTTTCTCTTTGGCACAATTGGGGCAATCTAAGAGTGCCATAGCACAGTTCATGCGAAAGCGCAAGGAAAAATCCGGCGCAGGCTTCCAAGATGGGATGCTAAAGCTGCTGCGGACACTGCCGCAAGTGCTCAAGTACCTGCCAATGGACAAAGCACAGGACGCCCGAAATTTTATGCTCAGTTTTCAGTATTGGCTGGGGGGTTCTTCAGAGAACCTGGAAAACTTCTTGCTGATGCTAGCTGATAAGTACGTCTTAAAAGGTGTAGAGACGCGCCATGGCGCGTCTCTACAATACCAGGCACCAGTTGTCTATCCAGATATGGGGGTCTGGCATCCTCTTGCCCCCACAATGTTTGAGGATGTCAGAGAATACCTCAATTGGCACAACAGTCGTAAGGATATCCCCAATGATTTGAAAGACCCGCTAGCGCCTTGTGTTGGGTTGGTATTGCAACGCACGCACCTTGTGACGGGTGATGATGCCCACTATGTGGCAATGGTGCAAGAACTAGAATCTATGGGCGCACGGGTTATTGCAGTGTTTGCCGGGGGTTTGGACTTCTCCAAACCAGTGGAAGCATACTTCTACGAACCAACAACTAAAACATCACTGGTGGATGCAGTGGTATCCTTAACAGGCTTTGCCCTGGTAGGTGGACCAGCACGCCAAGACCATCCTAAGGCAATTGACGCGCTCAAGCGGTTGAACCGTCCTTACATGGTAGCGTTGCCCCTCGTCTTCCAAACAACCGAAGAATGGCAGGATAGCGATTTGGGGTTACACCCAATTCAAGTCGCATTGCAAATTGCGATTCCGGAATTGGATGGGGCGATTGAACCGATCATTTTATCAGGACGAGATGGAACAACAGGGAAAGCGATCGCCCTGCAAGACCGCATTGAAGCAGTGGCACAACGCGCCCTCAAATGGGCTAACTTGCGTCGCAAGCCGAAGCTGCAAAAGAAAGTTGCCATCACCGTTTTCAGCTTTCCACCGGATAAAGGTAATGTCGGAACCGCTGCATACCTGGATGTGTTCGGCTCAATTTACGAGGTGATGAAAGCACTCCAGAACAACGGGTATGAAGTGCAAGACTTGCCTGAGTCTGCTAAAGAGTTGATGGAACAAGTCATCCATGATGCCCAGGCGCAGTACAGCAGCCCTGAACTCAACATTGCCTACCGGATGTCGGTTCCTGAGTATGAAGCACTCACACCTTACTCGAACAGGTTACAAGAGAACTGGGGACCGCCCCCTGGACATCTCAACAGCGATGGGCAAAACTTGCTGATTTACGGTAAGCACTTCGGTAACGTCTTCATTGGTGTTCAGCCCACCTTTGGTTACGAAGGCGATCCCATGCGGCTTTTATTCTCGCGTTCTGCAAGTCCTCACCACGGTTTCGCAGCGTACTACACCTACTTAGAACAGCTTTGGCAAGCCGACGCCGTGCTACACTTCGGGACTCACGGTTCCTTGGAATTTATGCCAGGGAAGCAGATGGGGATGTCTGGAGAATGTTATCCAGATAACTTAATTGGCACAATTCCCAATCTCTACTACTACGCCGCAAATAACCCAAGTGAAGCGACAATTGCCAAGCGTCGTAGCTATGCGGAGACAATTTCCTATCTCACTCCTCCAGCAGAAAATGCTGGGTTGTACAAAGGTTTGAAGGAACTGGGCGAGTTGATTGGTTCTTACCAAACCTTGAAAGAGAGCGGACGCGGTATTTTGATTGTCAACACCATCATGGATAAGTGCCGCATGGTGAACCTGGATAAGGACATCGCCTTGCCAGAGCAAGATGCCAAAGATATGACCGCCCAAGAGCGCGACAATATTGTTGGCTTGGTATACCGCAAGTTGATGGAGATTGAATCGCGACTGTTGCCATGTGGATTGCACGTTATTGGGAAACCACCGACCGCTGAAGAGGCGAGCGCAACTCTGGTCAACATTTCTAACTTAGACCGTCCAGAGGAAGAAATTCAAAGTCTCCCCCGCATTATCGCTAGCAGCTTTGGGCGCAACATCGACGAGATATACCAAAACAGCGATAAAGGCCTTTTAGAAGATGTCCAACTGCTGCAAGACATCACAATGGCAACTCGCGCCGCAGTTTCCGCCCTTGTCAAAGAGCAAACCGATGCCCAAGGGAGAGTTTCCCTCGTTTCCAAGCTCAACTTCTTTAACATGGGCAAAAAAGAACCTTGGGTAGAAGCACTGCACAAAGCAGGTTATACCAAGGTAGATGTTGCAGCACTGAAACCGCTATTTGAGTATTTGGAATTCTGCTTGCAGCAAGTTTGTGCCGACAATGAACTGGGAGCATTACTCCAAGGCTTAGAAGGCGAGTACATCCTTCCTGGACCTGGTGGCGACCCCATCCGCAACCCGGATGTTTTGCCTACAGGTAAAAATATCCACGCACTTGACCCCCAATCCATCCCGACAACTGCTGCGGTGCAGTCAGCAAAAATCGTTGTAGACAGACTGCTGACGCGTCATAAGGCAGAAAACGGCGACAAGTATCCCGAAACTATCGCTTGTGTGTTATGGGGAACCGATAACATCAAAACCTACGGGGAATCCCTGGCACAAATTATGTGGATGGTGGGAGTGCGTCCGGTTCCCGATGCTCTTGGACGGGTGAACAAGTTAGAATTGATACCTCTAGAAGAGTTGGGACGCCCCCGCATTGATGTAGTTGTCAACTGTTCTGGTGTCTTCCGCGACTTGTTCATTAACCAAATGAACCTGCTGGATCAAGGGGTGAAAATGGCGGCGGAAGCCGATGAACCACCATCAATGAACTATGTTCGCAAACACGCCCTCGAACAAGCAGAGGAAATGGGGATCAACCTGCGTCAAGCAGCGACTCGCGTCTTCTCCAATGCTTCTGGTTCCTACTCGTCAAATATCAACTTGGCGGTAGAAAACAGCACTTGGGAAAGCGAAGCCGAGTTACAGGAAATGTACCTCAAACGCAAATCCTTCGCCTTCAGTGCCGATAACCCCGGTACGATGGAAGAAGAGCGGCAGATTTTTGAAACAACTCTAAAGACGGCTGAGGCTACTTTCCAAAATCTTGACTCTTCCGAGATTAGCTTGACCGACGTTTCCCACTACTTCGACTCTGATCCCACCAAGGTTGTGGCAAGTTTACGGGGTGATGGCAAAACACCAGCATCATACATCGCCGACACCACCACAGCTAACGCTCAAGTCCGCAGCTTATCAGAAACCGTGCGTTTGGATGCTCGTACCAAAATGTTAAATCCCAAGTGGTACGAGGGAATGCTGTCTCACGGTTACGAAGGCGTGCGGGAACTCTCCAAGCGATTGGTAAATACAATGGGTTGGAGTGCAACCGCTGGTGCTGTTGATAACTGGATTTATGAAGATGCTAACGAAACCTTCATCAAAGATGAAGCGATGCGTCAGCGGTTGTTGAACCTCAACCCCCATTCTTTCCGCAAGATGGTTTCTACTTTGTTGGAAGTGAATGGTCGCGGTTATTGGGAGACTAGTGAGAGCAATTTGGAATTGCTACGCGAGTTGTACCAGGAGGTTGAAGATAGGATTGAGGGAATAGAATAG
- a CDS encoding M23 family metallopeptidase yields the protein MSKWRQTVALSVVSLSILGLSVVSFITLLSKSKTVEAVEFNSQPRATVNNRLASSIPVKHFQMPQPKASVELKSKQIAIANNWLAASFPVENFQSYTSAFGYRHSATGGSNVEFHSGLDIAAPQGSYIRNWWTGTVTKVSDKDACGTYIVIQSGEWEHTYCHMEGHVETAYGRRYFIDRAGGIQIWEGQQLSAGMRIGRVGMTGRTTGPHLHWGLKYAKQYVDPAIVLREMFSQQQIARSASQRWTTQQSQVIIDESKDIGDSGY from the coding sequence ATGAGTAAGTGGCGACAAACAGTAGCACTTTCTGTAGTCAGCCTGTCTATATTAGGATTGAGTGTTGTCAGTTTTATCACTCTATTATCCAAGTCAAAAACGGTTGAAGCTGTAGAATTTAACTCTCAGCCCAGAGCAACGGTCAATAATCGTTTAGCATCCTCAATTCCTGTAAAACATTTTCAGATGCCTCAGCCCAAAGCATCTGTAGAATTGAAATCTAAGCAAATAGCAATAGCTAACAATTGGTTAGCAGCTTCTTTTCCCGTAGAAAATTTTCAGTCCTACACATCCGCATTTGGCTACCGTCATTCCGCGACTGGCGGTTCAAATGTGGAATTCCACAGTGGGTTAGATATCGCCGCCCCACAAGGGAGTTACATTCGCAATTGGTGGACAGGGACGGTTACAAAGGTGAGCGACAAGGACGCCTGTGGTACGTATATAGTTATTCAGTCTGGCGAATGGGAACACACCTACTGTCATATGGAAGGACACGTTGAAACCGCATATGGTCGCCGTTATTTTATAGACAGGGCTGGTGGAATTCAAATTTGGGAAGGTCAGCAACTAAGCGCTGGAATGAGAATTGGTCGGGTAGGGATGACCGGACGAACCACAGGTCCTCACCTTCATTGGGGACTGAAGTATGCCAAACAATATGTAGATCCAGCAATCGTTCTCCGGGAAATGTTCTCCCAGCAGCAAATCGCCAGGAGTGCATCACAACGGTGGACTACTCAACAGTCACAAGTTATCATTGATGAATCAAAAGATATAGGCGATTCGGGATATTAA
- a CDS encoding ABC transporter permease encodes MTITKSPQLKLLRFAKSSTLSQQLMLIGLAMTLFFIFLAFCAPLFQALGWVQNPVDSLSNPIQDPPSLQHWFGTSREGYDVFSRTLFGAQVALQVVLLATALSMFVGVPLGMLSGYVGGRLDKALLFIMDSIYTLPGLLLSITLAFMVGRGILNAALAISIAYIPQYYRVVRNHTVSVKTEVFIEAAQAMGANTWQILSRYLFFNVIQSVPVLFTLNAADAILILGGLGFLGLGLPIETPEWGRDLQQALQALPVGVWWTALFPGLAMTIMVVGLSLLGEGLNDFINPRLRKDIRK; translated from the coding sequence ATGACCATTACAAAAAGTCCCCAGCTAAAATTATTACGGTTTGCCAAAAGCTCCACCCTTTCCCAACAACTGATGTTGATTGGGTTAGCAATGACCCTGTTTTTCATTTTCCTGGCTTTTTGCGCTCCTTTATTTCAGGCTTTGGGTTGGGTGCAAAACCCCGTAGATTCCTTAAGTAACCCCATTCAAGACCCACCCTCACTCCAACATTGGTTTGGCACCAGTCGCGAAGGCTATGATGTATTTTCGCGCACGCTATTTGGTGCTCAAGTCGCCTTGCAAGTGGTTTTATTGGCGACAGCGCTGAGTATGTTTGTTGGTGTGCCTTTGGGCATGCTGAGTGGCTACGTAGGGGGTAGATTAGATAAAGCCCTGCTGTTTATCATGGATAGTATCTACACCTTACCAGGGTTGCTGCTTTCGATAACGCTGGCATTTATGGTGGGACGTGGAATATTAAACGCGGCTCTTGCCATCAGCATTGCCTACATTCCGCAATATTACCGTGTTGTCCGCAATCACACTGTGAGTGTTAAAACCGAAGTGTTCATCGAAGCAGCACAAGCAATGGGTGCTAACACTTGGCAGATTCTTTCTCGATACCTGTTTTTCAATGTCATTCAAAGCGTACCCGTACTTTTTACCCTCAACGCCGCCGATGCGATTTTGATTCTAGGTGGTTTGGGCTTTTTGGGGTTAGGACTTCCAATAGAAACCCCAGAATGGGGACGCGATTTACAACAAGCCTTGCAAGCACTACCCGTTGGTGTTTGGTGGACTGCCCTTTTCCCAGGATTAGCTATGACAATAATGGTTGTGGGGCTGTCGCTACTCGGCGAGGGGTTAAACGATTTTATCAATCCCCGTTTACGGAAAGACATCCGGAAATAG
- a CDS encoding type II toxin-antitoxin system HicB family antitoxin — protein sequence MIFRYEIILHWSEEDQAFIAEVPELPGCAADGETYQEALQNVKIIMREWIETAKDLGRSIPEPKQRLMSPNI from the coding sequence ATGATATTTCGCTATGAAATTATTCTGCATTGGAGCGAAGAAGACCAAGCATTTATTGCCGAAGTTCCAGAATTACCTGGTTGTGCTGCTGATGGAGAAACTTATCAAGAAGCACTGCAAAATGTAAAAATTATTATGCGGGAATGGATTGAGACTGCTAAGGATCTAGGACGTTCAATTCCTGAACCAAAACAGCGTTTAATGTCACCTAATATATGA
- a CDS encoding glycosyltransferase family protein yields the protein MAADILILSNGPGEVTTWVRPVVKALRQKLGYDRNSMRISVVLSPCPNSSGTEADIARSFPEVDRVQTAEYFWQFLLWGKTFDNWDWRKCGVVVFLGGDQIFPVVIGKRLGYSTVVYAEWEARWHSLVDRFGVMKPEVAARVPKKFAHKFTVVGDLMQEARQEEGGSRGVGEVRGVGGENTSTSSPSSNLTLPTELIGILPGSKAAKLMQGVPLTLAIAEYVHARRPQTKFVIPVAPTLDLQTLASFANPQKNSFVQTFGFKAASLIVPIAIDSERAILKTATGLCVELSTQTPAYDLLSQCCLCLTTVGANTAELGALAVPMIVLLPTQQLDAMRSWDGLPGLLANLPIVGSGFAKMINWLVLRRLGLLAWPNIWAQEMIVPELVGKLQPQEVGEMILDYLAHPEKLAEIRAKLQSIRGESGAAQKLATLVEEELAK from the coding sequence ATGGCTGCTGATATTCTGATTCTTTCAAATGGTCCTGGGGAAGTGACGACTTGGGTACGTCCAGTGGTGAAGGCATTGCGGCAAAAGCTGGGTTATGACCGAAATAGCATGAGAATTTCTGTGGTTTTGTCACCTTGCCCCAATTCTAGCGGCACAGAAGCAGATATAGCTCGGTCTTTCCCCGAGGTAGACCGAGTGCAGACAGCAGAGTATTTTTGGCAGTTTTTGCTGTGGGGAAAGACATTTGACAATTGGGACTGGCGCAAATGCGGTGTCGTTGTTTTCCTCGGTGGGGATCAAATTTTCCCCGTTGTCATTGGCAAACGGCTAGGGTATAGCACCGTTGTCTACGCAGAATGGGAAGCACGCTGGCATAGCCTAGTTGACCGCTTTGGAGTCATGAAACCCGAAGTTGCTGCGCGTGTCCCCAAAAAATTTGCCCACAAGTTTACCGTTGTGGGAGATTTGATGCAAGAAGCCCGACAGGAGGAGGGGGGGAGTCGGGGAGTGGGGGAAGTAAGGGGAGTGGGGGGAGAAAATACTTCCACATCTTCCCCCAGTTCCAACTTGACACTTCCTACTGAACTTATTGGAATCTTACCTGGTTCCAAGGCAGCAAAATTGATGCAAGGGGTGCCCTTGACGTTGGCAATTGCAGAATACGTTCACGCCAGGAGACCACAGACCAAGTTTGTGATTCCTGTAGCCCCAACTTTGGATTTACAAACTTTAGCGAGTTTTGCCAATCCGCAAAAAAACTCTTTTGTTCAAACCTTTGGTTTTAAGGCTGCTTCTTTGATTGTCCCAATCGCCATTGATTCAGAGCGTGCGATTCTCAAGACAGCAACAGGTTTATGTGTGGAACTCTCGACTCAAACCCCAGCATACGACTTATTGTCCCAGTGCTGCCTCTGCTTAACGACGGTGGGGGCAAACACTGCTGAACTCGGTGCTTTAGCTGTGCCGATGATTGTTTTACTACCAACGCAACAGCTAGATGCTATGAGATCTTGGGATGGTTTGCCTGGTTTGTTGGCAAATTTACCAATAGTCGGTTCTGGGTTTGCCAAAATGATTAACTGGCTAGTCCTGAGACGATTGGGTTTACTAGCATGGCCTAATATTTGGGCGCAAGAAATGATCGTACCAGAACTGGTAGGAAAACTTCAGCCTCAAGAAGTAGGAGAAATGATTTTAGATTATCTGGCTCATCCAGAAAAGTTAGCAGAAATACGAGCCAAGCTGCAGAGTATTCGAGGTGAATCTGGTGCAGCCCAAAAGTTAGCAACTTTGGTGGAGGAAGAATTGGCAAAGTAA
- a CDS encoding NADPH-dependent FMN reductase, whose product MVRIVGIAGSLRTESYTQIALSLASQRVEALGADIEILDLRQMQLPFCNGEKEYPDYPDVQRMRDAVSSADGLILATPEYHGGVSGVLKNALDLMSFDQLSDKVVGLISVLGGQPNSNALNDLRLIMRWVHAWVIPEQIGIGQAWKVFSPEGKLLDEKLSQRFDEFAQSLVDNTRKLRNL is encoded by the coding sequence ATGGTGAGAATTGTTGGCATTGCAGGTAGTTTAAGAACTGAATCCTACACTCAAATAGCTTTGAGCCTAGCATCGCAAAGGGTGGAAGCTCTGGGTGCAGATATTGAAATTTTAGATTTGCGGCAAATGCAGTTACCATTTTGCAATGGGGAAAAAGAGTATCCAGATTACCCGGATGTTCAGCGGATGCGTGATGCCGTTAGTAGCGCCGATGGGTTAATTTTAGCGACACCAGAGTATCATGGCGGCGTGAGTGGGGTCTTGAAAAATGCCCTCGATTTAATGAGTTTTGACCAGTTGTCTGATAAAGTCGTAGGACTGATTAGCGTGTTGGGGGGACAGCCTAATAGCAACGCCCTCAATGACCTACGACTGATTATGCGTTGGGTACATGCTTGGGTGATTCCAGAACAAATTGGAATTGGACAAGCCTGGAAAGTCTTTAGTCCTGAGGGTAAGTTGTTAGATGAAAAACTCTCTCAACGCTTCGACGAATTTGCTCAGAGTTTGGTTGACAATACGCGCAAGTTGAGAAATTTATAG
- the ftsH gene encoding ATP-dependent zinc metalloprotease FtsH, protein MKNFEKKTMKQRPAKGTALTGALAAGLIMLPGMLGGTPALAQKAERDSLSYGELIRKTEKGEVTRVELDETEQVARVYLKEKKQDSPLEVTLLEQNTELINKLKENKVDFDEVSSANSRAAIGLLINLMWILPLVALMLLFLRRSTNASSQAMNFGKTRARFQMEAKTGVKFEDVAGIEEAKEELQEVVTFLKQPEKFTAVGARIPKGVLLVGPPGTGKTLLAKAIAGEAGVPFFSISGSEFVEMFVGVGASRVRDLFKKAKENAPCLIFIDEIDAVGRQRGAGIGGGNDEREQTLNQLLTEMDGFEGNTGIIIIAATNRPDVLDAALLRPGRFDRQVIVDAPDRKGRLEILKVHSRNKKIDPSVSLEVVARRTPGFTGADLANLLNEAAILTARRRKEAITQLEIDDAIDRLTIGLTLNPLLDSKKKRLIAYHEVGHALLSTLLKYADPLNKVTIIPRSGGVGGFSQQILNEEMIDSGLYTKAWLQDNITMTLGGKAAEVEVFGEAEVTGGASNDLKVVTNLARKMITMYGMSDLGLVALETQNSDVFLGRDWVNRSEYSEQMATKIDQKVRAMASACYTEARRLIRENRALVDRLVDLLVEQETIEGEQFRKIVSEYTPLPEKQQLVVST, encoded by the coding sequence ATGAAAAATTTTGAGAAAAAGACGATGAAACAGCGACCTGCAAAGGGTACAGCTTTGACTGGAGCGCTAGCAGCTGGTTTAATCATGTTGCCAGGAATGTTAGGGGGTACTCCCGCGCTGGCTCAAAAAGCCGAACGTGATTCCCTATCCTATGGTGAATTAATTAGGAAAACTGAGAAGGGGGAAGTCACAAGAGTAGAGCTTGACGAAACCGAGCAAGTCGCAAGGGTTTATCTAAAAGAGAAAAAACAAGATTCACCCCTCGAGGTGACGCTTTTAGAACAAAACACTGAGTTAATTAACAAACTCAAAGAAAACAAAGTAGATTTTGACGAAGTTTCCTCTGCCAATAGCAGAGCAGCTATAGGGCTTTTGATTAATCTGATGTGGATTTTGCCACTGGTTGCTTTGATGTTATTGTTCCTACGCCGCTCTACTAATGCCTCTAGCCAAGCAATGAACTTCGGGAAAACCAGAGCTCGTTTCCAGATGGAGGCAAAAACCGGAGTCAAATTTGAGGATGTCGCCGGTATTGAAGAAGCCAAGGAAGAACTGCAAGAAGTTGTGACCTTCCTCAAACAACCAGAAAAATTCACCGCTGTGGGCGCACGCATTCCCAAAGGAGTGCTCTTAGTCGGACCTCCGGGAACAGGGAAAACACTCTTAGCAAAAGCGATCGCAGGCGAAGCAGGCGTACCGTTCTTCAGCATTTCCGGTTCGGAGTTTGTGGAAATGTTCGTGGGTGTGGGTGCATCCCGGGTACGCGACTTATTTAAAAAAGCCAAAGAAAATGCTCCCTGCCTCATATTTATCGATGAAATCGACGCCGTAGGACGGCAGCGGGGTGCAGGTATCGGTGGTGGAAATGATGAGCGGGAACAAACCCTCAACCAACTGCTTACCGAAATGGATGGTTTTGAGGGGAACACTGGCATTATTATTATTGCTGCCACCAACCGCCCGGATGTGCTAGATGCCGCGTTGCTAAGACCAGGACGGTTTGACCGACAAGTAATTGTTGATGCACCAGACCGCAAAGGTCGTTTGGAAATTTTAAAAGTTCACTCCCGTAACAAGAAAATTGACCCATCTGTTTCCTTGGAAGTTGTCGCCCGCCGTACACCAGGTTTTACAGGGGCAGACTTAGCGAACCTCCTCAACGAAGCAGCAATCCTAACAGCACGTAGACGCAAAGAGGCAATTACGCAGTTAGAGATTGACGATGCTATTGACAGATTGACAATTGGGCTGACCCTCAACCCGCTGTTGGATAGCAAGAAAAAGCGGTTGATTGCCTATCATGAGGTAGGACACGCTCTGTTGTCTACACTCCTGAAATATGCTGATCCTTTAAATAAGGTGACAATTATTCCCCGTTCTGGTGGAGTAGGAGGTTTTTCTCAACAGATTCTCAATGAGGAAATGATTGACAGCGGGCTTTATACTAAGGCTTGGCTGCAAGACAATATCACTATGACCTTAGGAGGCAAGGCAGCAGAAGTAGAGGTTTTTGGAGAAGCTGAGGTAACAGGTGGAGCCAGCAACGACCTGAAAGTTGTGACAAATCTCGCTCGTAAGATGATAACAATGTACGGTATGTCTGACTTAGGGTTAGTGGCTCTGGAAACTCAGAATAGTGATGTGTTTCTGGGACGAGATTGGGTGAATCGCTCTGAGTATTCGGAACAGATGGCGACAAAAATTGACCAAAAAGTGCGAGCAATGGCAAGTGCCTGCTACACAGAAGCTCGTCGCCTCATCCGTGAAAACAGAGCTTTAGTAGACCGTCTTGTCGATTTGCTAGTCGAACAGGAGACAATAGAGGGCGAGCAATTTCGTAAAATTGTCTCTGAATATACCCCACTCCCAGAGAAGCAACAGTTAGTCGTGTCTACTTAG